A segment of the Nostoc sp. UHCC 0302 genome:
TGTCATGACGCCCCACCTCAATGTGTAAGGAATCTGAGAGAATTTGAGTCACAGTCACCTCAGCGTGATTGTCCAAGTACAGAGCTATCACCTCTTGCCAAGAATCAGTCGATTCATAGCGCTTATTCATCAAAGCGTTGCGTCGCTCCTGTTCTTTGGTCAGCCACCACTGTTGCCCAGCTAGGTAGGCGTGGACAGCGGCGGCCCAAAGTCGATCTCGTTCAAGATCAAGTGCCTCAGTGTCGATGCACTCAACCATCACTGGCGTCACCCAAAAACGGCGATGCCCTTCCGGGTCAGCCAGAAAGTCATCGGGGTTGACGCTGGCGACCAGGATGGAAGTTCTCTTGAAGCTTTCGATTGACCGACCATAAGGAACGCGGATGTTATCGATTTTGGTTGTGAGAAACCCTCTGAGGCTGGCGATTTCCTTCTTTTTGAAAATCGCTTCAATCTCAGCCATTTCCAGCAACCAGAAGCGGCGCAGTTTTAAACGCTCATCCTTATCGCCCCCAGATGAACTAGCAATTGTGTCATCGAACCAAAACGGATTTACGGCTAGGCTTTCCCAGAATTTCGACTTCTGCCGCCCTTGCTTACCTTGGAGAGTGCATACTGTATCTACTTTGCATCCAGGATCAAACACCCTCGCTACAGCTGCAATCATCGTGTTTCTTAAGAAAACGTTGTGTAGCGGGTCGCTGGTTCCCAAGTAACGGTAAGCGATGGATTCTAAAAGCAGTGAATCAGTAAACGAGGCAGGGTATTCAGTAGCTACCTGCTCAAGATACTCCCCAACTGGGTGATATGTCCTTTCTTTGGACAGCATCTGCACAATTTGTGAGGCGGTGTCATTCCCCAGGTCAATGTCGAACTCGATGGCAATTCGCAGTGAGATAGTGTCGAGGTCTAGGCGTTCCCCGTCTAGTTCGCACTCCATCAGCATTGAGTTGTAGCGCAAGCGATCTGCCCATCTATCTTTAATGAGTAAGTAGGCAAGTTTTTTCTTGCTCTTAGCTTGTTCGCCCGATGAGAGCCTTTTTGCCCGATTAATTTTGCCTATCGCCTGCCCGTAAGCAGCATCGAAAGCTTCGCTCCCCTGGTTCACAATCAGGTCGTCCAAGCCCTTACCATGCCTGGAATCCCAAATAATATCGGCGGTGTAGCAGCCCAGCTTCCCTAGTGCTGTTTTTAACCTCTTTCGCCCAGCGTTTACTGCTATCTGAGCGCTGCGCTTATCATCTCGGTCAAGTGCAATCAACCAAGTTGTCTCTTCTTTGGCGAACCGCTCCAAATCCTCTACTAAGGTGGTATCATACCCTGTTGCACCGCAAAGGCAGCCATATAGGGCAGTCATCACATACCCATAAGATATGCCGCATAGTGCTTTTTTAGCTCCCTCGGTTGCACCTCTGGGGATATCAATATTTACTACCCAGTCCCAGAAACTGCCATCTATCGGCACTTCTACCCCGTATCGCTTGCTGATTAGCTGCCGTATTGTTGAGGGAACCGGGGGCAGGAATGCCCGGTTGCCGCCTTTCTTGGGTGCTAGATAGCTGTATGGGCGCTGCTTTTTTTCATCCCATAAACTCACTATTACCTGCCAGACAGAGCCATCCTCATTCATGAGAAATGCAGCATACAACGGTTCATTGGCATGATGCCCAAAGCGAATGTAGTCCCATCCCAGAGCCTCGTGTATGGGGGCCTCTACATCCCCGCCGTCGCTAAATTCGTTGTCTTGGTGGAAGCGTACACACGCTTCAAAAAGCTCTCTTTCAATGCCACTTCCTTCAATGAAGGATTTACGAATATAGGCTTGGAACTCTTCAAAGCTCTCAAACTTGTTCTGCCGTCCCTTTTGTGGGGTGCTGCTGGCTGTTTTGGGATTGCGTGGTGCTGGGTCTTGCGCTCTTGGGGCTGACTGTGCTATAGTGAACGGATCTGAATTATTATTCCGCACTGCGCCATGATTTGATCGTCCGGGCGCATTCTGCGTTTCTTGCGTATTCATTTGTGGCTCCTTAATTTGGTGATTACTTTCGATAAAGATTGAGTAATCCCTTTCGCTTTCAGGCAGACCACTGTTAGGCTAGAGCTATACAAAAAAATTCAATATTTAGCGTTGCGGTAGGACTAACCGCTTTGGTGACGACTGACAATCGTCTTGGTATAGCTTGCTCTAGATAGTAAGAGTAGTG
Coding sequences within it:
- a CDS encoding VapE domain-containing protein; translated protein: MNTQETQNAPGRSNHGAVRNNNSDPFTIAQSAPRAQDPAPRNPKTASSTPQKGRQNKFESFEEFQAYIRKSFIEGSGIERELFEACVRFHQDNEFSDGGDVEAPIHEALGWDYIRFGHHANEPLYAAFLMNEDGSVWQVIVSLWDEKKQRPYSYLAPKKGGNRAFLPPVPSTIRQLISKRYGVEVPIDGSFWDWVVNIDIPRGATEGAKKALCGISYGYVMTALYGCLCGATGYDTTLVEDLERFAKEETTWLIALDRDDKRSAQIAVNAGRKRLKTALGKLGCYTADIIWDSRHGKGLDDLIVNQGSEAFDAAYGQAIGKINRAKRLSSGEQAKSKKKLAYLLIKDRWADRLRYNSMLMECELDGERLDLDTISLRIAIEFDIDLGNDTASQIVQMLSKERTYHPVGEYLEQVATEYPASFTDSLLLESIAYRYLGTSDPLHNVFLRNTMIAAVARVFDPGCKVDTVCTLQGKQGRQKSKFWESLAVNPFWFDDTIASSSGGDKDERLKLRRFWLLEMAEIEAIFKKKEIASLRGFLTTKIDNIRVPYGRSIESFKRTSILVASVNPDDFLADPEGHRRFWVTPVMVECIDTEALDLERDRLWAAAVHAYLAGQQWWLTKEQERRNALMNKRYESTDSWQEVIALYLDNHAEVTVTQILSDSLHIEVGRHDKPSQMRVAESLKRLGWAKFPKKVGGKSTYVWREALTEESTLSPPGVNQNFIEVSTTSNPDISMVVSSRLTLDESRCQPGVNQVSTEVSTTSNPDISSIIDSGLTPLEKKSPKIDNEDKNTASSLLSSANHKPAAFSENSREINEIGVNQSFPQVQESTSNQGLEVVDTSVDTSKSNNHPQITPQLIRAIVKGSRVMIHFPGSTRHGCKAIVLRFKTEYGKQKAVLSVDGFSGREAILECFVPGNDDMRLSLIE